The sequence CGGACTACAAGAAGGGCGAGCGAACCGTGACCTTCACGAGTCCGACGTATTGGGCGACGAAAGCGGGCCGGCAGTTCGAGATCGATCTCTCGAAGGGAGTGCCGAGCGACCTGCTGCGTATCCAGAGCACCGAGGTCGCCGATCCACGCTACTTGGAGATCGTCGACGACTTTCGCGCCTTCGGCCCCGATGAGTTCCGGCACAACGTCGAACATGCGCGCGCGCGGATCCTCGCGGCTCACGGTTAAGCCGATGAGCCGCTTCGCGATCGCGATCGTGCTGGCCGCGGCGATCGTCTTTCTCGTATTCGAGGCGTACAAGATCGCGGAGAGTCCGACGAACCAGATCTTCGGCAAGACGCTCGTCAGCGGCCCGAAGAACGAGCGCGTGATCGCGCTAACCTACGACGACGGGCCGAATCCCCCGTACACGAACGAAATCCTCGGCGTGCTTCGCGAGGAGCACGTCAAGGCGACGTTCTTCCTCGTCGGGCGAGCCGTGCAAGCCTATCCGTCGGTCGTCCGGGAAGAGGTCGAGGAAGGCGACGCCGTCGGCAACCACACGTGGAACCACGGCCATCTCGTGCTCTACGACGGCGCCGGCCTGCGCCGCACGCTCGAACGTACGGACCAGGCGATCTTTGCCGCAGCCGGCGTCCACACGCGGATCATGCGCCCGCCCTTCGGCGCGCGCGACTGGCTCGTGCTCGACGAAGTACGCAAGCTCGGATATACGCCGGTGATGTGGTCGGTGCCGCTGGCGAACGACTGGGAGTACCCGCCGGCGCGCGTAATTGCCGCGCGCGTTCTGCGCTACGCCGGCGACGGGGCGATCATCGCCCTGCACGACGGAAACCGCGGCATCGTCTGCGCCCGCGCGCACGTACCGGCTCGGGTCTGCGATCGGAGCGCCGACGTCGAAGCGACGCGGCTCATCGTCGAGGCGCTCAAGCGCGAGGGCTATCGCTTCGTAACTATTCCGGAGCTCTTACAGATGGCGCCGCGCGCGCCTACGCGTACAGCCGCCCACGTAAACGAATGAAGCCGTCCGGGTGACGGTGCGCCGGGTCGTGGTGCGTCCAATGGACCACCGGCAAGCGGCCCGGATCGTGGACGAGTTCGCCGCGCACCTCGATGCGATCGCCGGGCCGCACGGGGCAGCGCGGTGCGATGCCGACGTTGTCGACGATCTCGAACCGGCCGGCGCCGCTGCGGACGTCGAACGCCTCGTGCATGCAGTGCGTGCGCGTTCCATAGAAAAAGCGCGGCGGCGACGTAACGGTCGCGTTGAAATCGATCCAAGCCATTGCGACTCTCATCACGCTCCGGCGAGGGCGCGACAAGAGGTGCGAGGGCGAGCGCGAACTCTCCCGTGCGATGAGGACGATTCGCACCGCACGCTTGCGGCTCGTGCCGGTGACGCCGGCGAACGCCGGGCTGCTTTGGCACGTGCTGCAGCAACCGGACCTTCGCAGCTTTCAGGATCTACCCGATGTGAGCCGAGAGCAGTTCGAGCGCGTCGTCGGCTCGCGGCCGAAGCGCTTTGCGCCGGGAGTCGCCGGACGCTTCGAATGGCTCCTTCACTTCGGCGCGGGCGGCGGCGAGCCGCTCGGCTGGGTCTCGCTGCGCGTCGGCGAGATGGCTCGCGCGACCGCCGAGATCGGTTACAGCGTCGTCCGCTCGCAGCGCGGCAAGGGGATCGCCACCGAAGCGGTCGGCGCGCTCATCGAGGAAGGGTTTCGGCGCGCGCATCTCGCGCAGATACGCGCCTACTGCCTGCCCGAGAACCTCTCGTCGCGCGCGGTCCTGCGCAACAACGGCTTCGAGGACGGCGGGACGCTTGCGCGCGGTGCTACCGTGCAGGGGCG is a genomic window of Candidatus Binatia bacterium containing:
- a CDS encoding polysaccharide deacetylase family protein; its protein translation is MSRFAIAIVLAAAIVFLVFEAYKIAESPTNQIFGKTLVSGPKNERVIALTYDDGPNPPYTNEILGVLREEHVKATFFLVGRAVQAYPSVVREEVEEGDAVGNHTWNHGHLVLYDGAGLRRTLERTDQAIFAAAGVHTRIMRPPFGARDWLVLDEVRKLGYTPVMWSVPLANDWEYPPARVIAARVLRYAGDGAIIALHDGNRGIVCARAHVPARVCDRSADVEATRLIVEALKREGYRFVTIPELLQMAPRAPTRTAAHVNE
- a CDS encoding DUF3465 domain-containing protein, producing the protein MRVAMAWIDFNATVTSPPRFFYGTRTHCMHEAFDVRSGAGRFEIVDNVGIAPRCPVRPGDRIEVRGELVHDPGRLPVVHWTHHDPAHRHPDGFIRLRGRLYA
- a CDS encoding GNAT family N-acetyltransferase, which translates into the protein MRTIRTARLRLVPVTPANAGLLWHVLQQPDLRSFQDLPDVSREQFERVVGSRPKRFAPGVAGRFEWLLHFGAGGGEPLGWVSLRVGEMARATAEIGYSVVRSQRGKGIATEAVGALIEEGFRRAHLAQIRAYCLPENLSSRAVLRNNGFEDGGTLARGATVQGRPVDVIVHTLDRERWSLTSNLEATRS